A portion of the Bubalus kerabau isolate K-KA32 ecotype Philippines breed swamp buffalo chromosome 1, PCC_UOA_SB_1v2, whole genome shotgun sequence genome contains these proteins:
- the LOC129629285 gene encoding uncharacterized protein LOC129629285: MSGRGKGSKGLGKGGAKRHCKVLCDNIQGITKPAIRRLARRGGVKRVSGLIYEETCRVLKVFLENVIRDMVTYTEHSRLRAGIREVPCMQMASLNLSSV, encoded by the coding sequence ATGTCTGGACGCGGCAAAGGCAGCAAAGGTCTGGGGAAAGGCGGTGCTAAGCGCCACTGCAAGGTTCTGTGTGACAACATCCAGGGCATCACTAAACCTGCTATCCGCCGCCTGGCTCGTCGTGGTGGTGTGAAGCGCGTCTCCGGGCTCATCTATGAAGAGACCTGCAGGGTCCTGAAAGTGTTTCTGGAGAACGTGATCCGGGACATGGTCACCTACACCGAGCATTCCCGACTGAGAGCTGGCATCAGGGAAGTGCCCTGCATGCAGATGGCTTCATTGAACTTGAGTTCTGTATAA